The stretch of DNA GGAGGCTCATATAATTACTTAACTCAtgtattatttgaaaacataTTTTGGAAAGGTATTTCCGGACAAGTAAATAAATGGAGAGTTGAGGAATTAGATTTGCCAAAGACCAATTTATACAGGTTGCAACAGACAAGGGTCCCCTTCTTGTATAATGTTTCACCCGCTATATTACCGCCATCTGTTGATTTTCCTGATTGGATTAAAGTAACTGGATACTGGTTTTTAGATGAAGGTTCTGGAGATTACAAGCCACCTGAAGAACTTGTACAATTTATGAAAAAAGCATCCCGTGACAAAAAGAAGATTGTTTACATTGGATTTGGTTCTATTGTAGTGAAAGATGCAAAATCCTTAACGAAAGCTGTGGTGTCTGCTGTGAGAAGAGCCGACGTTCGTTGTATTTTAAACAAGGGTTGGTCTGATCGATTGgataataaagataaaaatgaaattgaaattgagtTGCCACCGGAAATTTACAATTCTGGAACTATACCTCATGATTGGTTGTTTCCGCGTATTGATGCTGCCGTGCATCACGGAGGTTCAGGGACCACTGGTGCTACTATGAGAGCCGGGATACCAACCATTATTAAACCATTTTTTGGGGATCAGTTTTTCTATgcaacaagaattgaagaTTTGGGTGCTGGTATTGCcttaaagaaattgacaGCCAAAACTTTGGGAGATGCTCTTGTAAAGGCAACACAcgatttgaaaattatagATAAAGCAAAGAGAGTTAGtcaacaaataaaacaCGAACATGGAGTACTTTCAGCTATAGAATCGATTTATTCAGAATTAGAATATTCGAGAAACTTGATATTGATCAAAGATATCcataatcaaaattataaacGTCACCATCCAGTACCATCAGGTGTTCAAACTCCAGCTTATGATACCGATAGCGATGATTATGACGATGACgaggatgatgatgagTCTGACAAAgacgatgaagaagaagaagaagaaaattctTATGACGGTTATGATGGAAATGGGGTCAATAATAGTCCTAGTCAAAATTCCTCCAACTAGTCGattagtggtggtggattGTATTAGTTTTAATGTTTAGTATGTAGTATAcagttttttgttttacatTCAtacccaattttttttttttttttttcttagtGAGGCTTATTACAGAGCACGATAAATTACGCAATTTTGCTGACTCATTTTGCAGCAAGCTAATCAGTGGAAAAAAATAGAGAAGTCTGTGGATCAACTGTTTGCGCTAAAAATGACTCTGGTGGCTTGAAAGAAGCGTTTAGAAACAAATACTCTCATTTATCAGACATCATCAAAGACAAGGCTAGAGTGACATTATTGgtaataaaaagaattaacaAGTTAAGCGTCAATCTACTTGTATGACTTTTTCGTGTGGGCGTATCGGGATCCACAATTCATCACCCGAATTGGAGTTAAAGTGACAgatccttttttttttgctctGTCTAGTTTGGTTTTTTCTTGAgcgtttttttttttaattatttttttttctttctttttgattgtCACATTCACttttttcatcattcaTTAACTAACGATGACATACAAAGACGTGACAGAAGAACAGTTACAAACTAATCCATATGTCAAGCTTGTGCCGGGACAAACCATAGTTGAAATCCCTGAATACACACTAGAGTGTGGCGAAACATTACATAATTTTCCTGTTGCTTACAAGACCTGGGGTAAGTTGAATGAGACCGCTGATAATGCATTAGTGATATGCCATGCTTTGAGTGGGTCTTCTGATGTTGACGATTGGTGGGGAGAATTACTTGGAACTGATAGAGCTTTTGATCCTTCTCGATATCTCATCATTTGTATAAATTTTCTTGGATCGCCTTATGGGTCTTGTTCACCAGTCACAATTGACAAGAGCACTGGTAAGCCTTATGGTCCCTCATTTCCATTAGTAACATTCAAGGATGATGTTGGAATACAGAGATTGATATTAGATTCATTGAATGTCAAACGGTTAGCTGCCGTTGTTGGAGGATCCATGGGGGGAATGTTGGCATTAGAATACCTGGCAATTTACAACAATACCGGATACGTACAGAAAGTAGTCGCATTGGCTACTGCAGCCAGAACTTCAGCATGGTGCATATCTTGGAATGAGACACAAAGACAATGCATTTTCAGTGATCCTTTTTACGATGACGGGTATTACTACGAAACTGGAAATAAACCTGATTCTGGATTAAGTGCCGCAAGAATGGCCGCTTTGCTTACTTATCGTTCTAGAAACTCGTTTGAAAGTAGATTTGGCAGAAAATTGGGTCCGAGATCTCCTAATGATGGTGGTGCCAGTCCTAGAACCAAACACGAAGAGCATTCTTTATTGCATAATGACGGGTCAAAGCTTATCAATGGAGCTCCtgtaaatgaaaaatatccaCCAACTTATTTCTCGGCACAGTCATATATGCGTTATAACGGTtccaaatttatcaatagaTTTGATGCAAATTGTTACATAGCCATTAGTCGAAAATTGGATACTAATGATCTTTCTCGAGGTCGAGTCAATGCACCCAACGACGCTAATGGTGATCCATTGGTTCATGTTTTAAAGGATCTTTCAACCCCTACGTTGGTCATAGGAATTGAATCAGATCATCTTTTTACAATAACTGAACAAAAACTTTTGGCTGACAATATTCCAAATGCTATATTTGAGACGTTGGACAGTGAAGAGGGACACGATGCATTTTTGTTAGAGTTTGAGAAAATAAATAGTTTCATCACTAgttttttgaataattgaataatcAAGGGATGCAAGTTATTGATTTTGCCAGTATCCGATTTTACTTGTGGTTTCGAGAAAGTTCTTTCTCTCATTGGTAGTTTAAAGTTTActgaaattcaaattatagGAGTTTTCGAACATAAAAAGCATATAAAACTTGAGTAGCATGTATATATTGCATATAaagattctttttttttgtaattgagTTTGCCAAACATTTTAGTCACTCCCAATATATCGTCAACTCGTAAATGTGATAATTCAGGTCAAGTGCCTACCTCTAACGATTAGCCAAcattttttgaaacaaaaatatatttcaaaGGAACACAGTGAAAACCTCTCTATGTAGGCTGACAGGTGAAAATTATGAATTAATTGCATTGGCCAATGACAAATGAATAGACAAAACAGCAAATAAGGTTGCAAAAGTAGCCCAAACAAACTAGATTTCGGTTACGAGTTTTCCATCTTTCAAAACAATGAATTTGTTTAGAGCTTTGTGCCATTTATTGCAACTAAAATGAATATGCAATTAAACAATCAGAGATGTATTGGATTATCCCCGTGGTATACTTTTGAGTTCaccatttgttttttttttggggttAAATTAGTGCTCCTACTAAAAATCGCATTTATCTTACACTCACCATTTTAATAAGTTATCTATGGTCAATCGCAAATACTATGCTTTTAATTAAGAGTTCTATGTAAATCCCATTTATTTTGATCAATCTATTGGTTTGAAGTAAGAGTTGATTTTCTGTAAAGATTTATTTGACAGTGTAGTTCGGTgtcaaaaatatattatgATGCACACTAAAAAACACTAAATTTCAAGTCAATGGGGAACACAAAACTGAATTAATTACTatataacaacaatcaGGCTTTGCAAAAAAACATTTAAAACTAATACTGGTAATATGGAAATATAACGCCTCGTAGTTCTACGCACGTGGCATCCTTTATctatttattcaatttaccCCTAATTTATGAATTAGCTTAATAAGAGCAGTCAAATTAACACGGCTCAATTAATAGTACTTAATAATATGAAGCCGATCAATTAACCGATcctttgaataatttgaaaataaaataaagtaATATAAATAGGTATGCATTTTCCCTACATTTATTTCCTCTTTctattttaatttgtttcctaaacagcaacaacaacaattgaaattcaaaaatggtTTCTGTTTCTAAATTATTGAACAATGGATTGTTATTAACTGGTCAAAGTGTCTTCCAAGATGTTGCTACTCCACAACAAGCTTCTGTGCAACAATATAACATCGTCAATTTTCTTGGCGGTAGTGCCCCTTATATTCAAAGAAACGGATATGGGATTTCTACTGATATCCCTGCTGGTTGTGAAATTGctcaaattcaattgtattCAAGACATGGTGAAAGATACCCAAGTAAAAGTAATGGTAAAAGTTTAGAAGCAATTTATgctaaatttgaaaactacAAAGGTACTTTTAAAGGTGATTTGGCTTTCTTAAATGATTATACTTATTTTGTTACTGATAAAAACAATTACGAAAAGGAAACTAGCCCAAAAAATTCTGAAGGAACCTATGCCGGTACAACCAATGCCTTGCGTCATGGTGCTGCGTTTAGAGCCAAATATGGATCCTTATACAAGGAAAATTCAACATTACCAGTTTTCTCTTCCAATTCAGGTAGATGTTACCAAACTTCAAGATATTTTGCTAGAGGATTTTTAGGTGATGACTTTGAAGAAGGTAAAACTGTCAAGTTTAACATCATTTCTGAAGATGCTGATGTTGGTGCCAATAGTTTGACTCCAAGAAGTGCATGTTCCAAGAACAAAGAACTGAGCAGTAGTACTGCCAAAAAATATAACACAACATATTTAAATGCTATCGCTGAAAGATTAGTTAAACCAAACCCAGGTTTGAATTTGACTACAAGTGATGTTAGCAATTTGTTTGGTTGGTGTGCTTATGAAATTAATGTCAGAGGAAGCTCACCATTCTGTGATTTATTCACCAATGAAGagtttatcaaatattctTATGGTAATGACCTTTCCAACTATTATTCTAATGGTGCTGGTAACAATTACACCAGAATCATTGGTTCAGtgattttaaattcttctttagaACTTTTAAAAGACACTAAAAACTCCAATCAAGTATGGTTATCATTTGCTCATGATActgatttggaaatttttcattctgCTTTAGGATTATTGGAACCAGCTGAAGATTTACCAACATCTTACATCCCATTCCCTAACCCATACGTCCATTCTTCTATTGTTCCACAAGGTGCCAGAATATACACAGAAAAACTTCAATGTGGAAACGATGCTTATGTTAGATACATTATCAATGATGCTGTCGTGCCAATTCCAAAATGTGCTACTGGTCCAGGGTTCTCTTGTAAacttgatgattttgaaaatttcgttaaagaaagaattggaGATGT from Candida albicans SC5314 chromosome R, complete sequence encodes:
- the MET2 gene encoding homoserine O-acetyltransferase (Homoserine acetyltransferase; Hap43p-, Gcn4p-regulated; macrophage/pseudohyphal-repressed; not highly biofilm induced, in contrast to many sulfur amino acid metabolic genes; no human or murine homolog; virulence-group-correlated expression), yielding MTYKDVTEEQLQTNPYVKLVPGQTIVEIPEYTLECGETLHNFPVAYKTWGKLNETADNALVICHALSGSSDVDDWWGELLGTDRAFDPSRYLIICINFLGSPYGSCSPVTIDKSTGKPYGPSFPLVTFKDDVGIQRLILDSLNVKRLAAVVGGSMGGMLALEYSAIYNNTGYVQKVVALATAARTSAWCISWNETQRQCIFSDPFYDDGYYYETGNKPDSGLSAARMAALLTYRSRNSFESRFGRKLGPRSPNDGGASPRTKHEEHSLLHNDGSKLINGAPVNEKYPPTYFSAQSYMRYNGSKFINRFDANCYIAISRKLDTNDLSRGRVNAPNDANGDPLVHVLKDLSTPTLVIGIESDHLFTITEQKLLADNIPNAIFETLDSEEGHDAFLLEFEKINSFITSFLNN
- the PHO113 gene encoding acid phosphatase (Putative constitutive acid phosphatase; Rim101-repressed; DTT-extractable; N-glycosylated; possibly an essential gene, disruptants not obtained by UAU1 method), which produces MVSVSKLLNNGLLLTGQSVFQDVATPQQASVQQYNIVNFLGGSAPYIQRNGYGISTDIPAGCEIAQIQLYSRHGERYPSKSNGKSLEAIYAKFENYKGTFKGDLAFLNDYTYFVTDKNNYEKETSPKNSEGTYAGTTNALRHGAAFRAKYGSLYKENSTLPVFSSNSGRCYQTSRYFARGFLGDDFEEGKTVKFNIISEDADVGANSLTPRSACSKNKESSSSTAKKYNTTYLNAIAERLVKPNPGLNLTTSDVSNLFGWCAYEINVRGSSPFCDLFTNEEFIKYSYGNDLSNYYSNGAGNNYTRIIGSVILNSSLELLKDTKNSNQVWLSFAHDTDLEIFHSALGLLEPAEDLPTSYIPFPNPYVHSSIVPQGARIYTEKLQCGNDAYVRYIINDAVVPIPKCATGPGFSCKLDDFENFVKERIGDVDFVKQCGVNSTYPSELTFYWDYKNVTYNAPLGDF